The nucleotide window AAGAAGCTTCCTATTTTCATACTGGAGGTAATTTTGATTTTGGGATAAACCTATACCGGAGCCCAAAGTTCCGCCTTCAGGTTCCGCTTCGTCTATCATCTCGATATACAAACATCGCAAGTAACGAAACATTTAGCATTCAGTCGGTGAATAGGTTTCAGTTCGGGATGGTTTCTGGTGGAGTGGGAGTGAGTGGAGAATGGCGTCCTACTAAAAAAATACGTGCAAGGCTTGGAGCACTTCCCGGATATGGATTTTCATTTGCAACAGGTGGATTTTTCGGGGGGGCAATTGGCGTGGTAGATGCTTTTGGAAAGCTTTATGTTGACCGTTTGTACAATGATTTGGGAGTATCAATTGGATACAACTATGATTTTCGCAGCTATGATATCGAAGATGATATTTATGATTATGATTTGCGAGGACACAGTATCGAAATAGGAGTTACATTTTAAGCTGATGAAAACAGAAAAATTACTTTTAGAACTTGAAGAGCTCGTTGAGCAATTAGGTTATACGATCCGTAAAGAGAAGGGAACATTTCGCGGTGATTCTTGCGTGATGGAGGGGCAGAAATTGGTTGTGCTGAATAAGAAGAAACCAGAACAGCAGCAAGTAGGTTTGTTAGCCCGTGTACTTAAGGACAAAGATGATGAGTTGAAGGATATTTATATTAAACCGGTTTTGCGGCAACATCTCGAGGAGCTCTGGGAACGATTCGATAAGTTTAAGGATAGTGAAATCGAAGAAATGGATATTGATATTTAATCATGAAGCTAACGTTTTTGGGAACAGGTACTTCAATGGGCGTGCCTACAGCCGGTGGTTTTGGCAAAGATCAGATTGACGGAGATCCGCGAAATGTTCGCTGGCGATGTTCCGCATGGATAGAAACCGAAAAATCTTCAATTGTTATCGATACGGGACCTGAATTTCGATTGCAAACTATTCGGGCGGGACTTTCAGAGATTGATCTCGTGTTGATTACACATGAGCATATGGATCATATTGCCGGGCTTGACGATTTGCGTCCGTTCTGCTATAAACAGGAGCAAAGTATTCCCGTGTATGGCAGTAAAACTTGTTTGGCAGCTATTCGCCGCCGATTTGACTACATGTTTGGCCCTGATCGCTATCCCGGAGCAACAAATATCGATTTACAAGAAATTATGGATTCTCTTACGTTTCGGGACTTGAAAATAACCCCGCTTCCGGCTATCCATGGCAAGATACAAGTGTTAGGTTATCGTGTGAATGATATCTGTTATATTACGGATGTGAAAGAGCTTCCGGAGTCAACCAAGAAGCTAATGAGGGGAGCCAAACTATTAGTACTGGATGGACTTCGTTGGAAGCCGGAACATCCTACTCACATGACTATTCCTGAAGCGGTAGAAATAGCTAATGAGTTAGATATTCCCCAAACCTATCTGTGTCATATGAATTCGTATGTAAATCATGAAGAGTCTAATAAGCGGCTTCCCGATCACGTGCGACTGGCTTACGATCAGCTGACATTGACAATTAATTGAGCGCTATACAAAACGCTTTAGCTCATCATCTTTTCGCAGCTTGTTAACCACCTTTTTAACACCTTGCGAATTATCGAGATCACAGACCAAAATAGCATTATCTGTTTCAACAACCGCTAAGTTCTCAACGCCCACCAGGGCGATCATTTTACCGCTGTCACTTTGAATTAAATTATGATTAGAATCAACGGTGCTGGCCATTTTAGTTTGGATGACGTTACCATCTTCATCTTTGTCACGTAAATCATAAACGGCGCGCCAACTGCCAACATCATCCCACTCAAATGAACCGGGCACTACAAAAACCGAATCGGCCTGTTCCATAATACCATAGTCGATCGAAATAGAAGTACAGCCGTGGTAAAAGGTATCAATAGCAGCTTTCTGTTTTTTGGTACCGACGGATGGTTTAAGCTGCTTTACCTGCTCATAGATGGTAGGTAAATGCTCCTTAAATTTTTGTAGGATGGTTGAAGCTTTCCAGACAAACATACCACTATTCCATAAAAAATTGCCGGAAGCAATAAACTCTTTAGCAGTTTTCAGATCAGGCTTTTCGCGAAATTGATTTACCTTTTTTATTTCATGTTCCCCTTCAAGTTCGGATGAATCCTTATCAAACTCTATGTATCCGTATCCGGTTTCGGGGTGGTCGGGCTCAATGCCAATAGTGAGAAGCGCATCTTCTTTCTGAGCTTTTGATTCGGCTGTTTTTAAAATTGATAAAAATGTTTTGGGTTTACCGATCAGGTGGTCTGCCGGTAACACAGCCATAGTACCATCGGGATCTTGATCTTGGATAAGGGTTGCTGCTGCTGCAACACAGGGGGCTGTATTTTTTCCTACAGGTTCACCAATAATATTATTGGCGGGAATATTCGGAAGCTGTTCTTTAACCAAATCGACATATCGATCATTAGTAATAATCCAGACACGGTCGGCAGAAATAAGGGGGGTGATGCGGTCGACCGTTGATTGTAGCATCGTGCGATCACCAAAAATATTCAAAAACTGCTTGGGACGAGATTCCGTGCTTCTCGGCCAGAATCGGGTGCCTGATCCACCAGCCATAATAACAGCATGCAACATATAATTAAATTAATTTGGTGTTGATGAATTTTGATCTGGAAAGTATCGAAATTTACAACAAGATCGAAGTAGTTATCGTACTTACAACCTTTCTTTAAACAGTGGGCGTATATTCGTTGTCAAGATGATGCTTGTTAATCAAGGTAATTATTTGATGGGCAGATTCAGCAAAG belongs to Fodinibius sp. Rm-B-1B1-1 and includes:
- a CDS encoding MBL fold metallo-hydrolase, with the translated sequence MKLTFLGTGTSMGVPTAGGFGKDQIDGDPRNVRWRCSAWIETEKSSIVIDTGPEFRLQTIRAGLSEIDLVLITHEHMDHIAGLDDLRPFCYKQEQSIPVYGSKTCLAAIRRRFDYMFGPDRYPGATNIDLQEIMDSLTFRDLKITPLPAIHGKIQVLGYRVNDICYITDVKELPESTKKLMRGAKLLVLDGLRWKPEHPTHMTIPEAVEIANELDIPQTYLCHMNSYVNHEESNKRLPDHVRLAYDQLTLTIN
- a CDS encoding mannose-1-phosphate guanylyltransferase is translated as MLHAVIMAGGSGTRFWPRSTESRPKQFLNIFGDRTMLQSTVDRITPLISADRVWIITNDRYVDLVKEQLPNIPANNIIGEPVGKNTAPCVAAAATLIQDQDPDGTMAVLPADHLIGKPKTFLSILKTAESKAQKEDALLTIGIEPDHPETGYGYIEFDKDSSELEGEHEIKKVNQFREKPDLKTAKEFIASGNFLWNSGMFVWKASTILQKFKEHLPTIYEQVKQLKPSVGTKKQKAAIDTFYHGCTSISIDYGIMEQADSVFVVPGSFEWDDVGSWRAVYDLRDKDEDGNVIQTKMASTVDSNHNLIQSDSGKMIALVGVENLAVVETDNAILVCDLDNSQGVKKVVNKLRKDDELKRFV